In one window of Megalops cyprinoides isolate fMegCyp1 chromosome 24, fMegCyp1.pri, whole genome shotgun sequence DNA:
- the otulinb gene encoding OTU deubiquitinase with linear linkage specificity b isoform X1 yields the protein MGNCCVSTPQMDSVNERKTLLCGSKPGASAPGERSDAGSRLKVVRNQVVPLEQRAEQAGTGLKETHRKSARGNAPENANGSSAMFPDGKPGGQERNGGKGASDCPKPGRARRETPAVSHSTAPACQAKKAKKDKEPATSKSVSTEGRGAENRASKEATAPGDTAPKEGERERGGERDVREAKEVGAAETEAGDEGEKMELGSPHPDQGETQREPANQGAPQPMDVKGEPMRGGGGPAEVEEMNSDEDLYRGAEEIEMERGKKGQAPSLTQNTLTEVQDRSSVAVVVDLLSYSQREWRGHTAKSALIRKGYEAVSQSFEGLRRVRGDNYCALRATLFQILAQSTQLPLWLEDDITLWPEKLLSQKDLIGQWRFPLRQREEHTAESAVEQLKHYMILLKTKWHAAASASGAEERQRVCAQVFQGEDEEYALLEALKFLMLRTATELHQRMQRGADVPVFCWLLFARDSSPCPRAFLTNHLNHVGSSGGLEQVEMFLLGYALQQTIKVYRLYKADTEEFITYYPDDHKEDWPCVCLVTEDDRHYNVPVAKRDRLQVPEATTLG from the exons ATGGGGAACTGTTGCGTTTCGACCCCCCAAATGGACTCggtgaatgaaagaaaaacgtTGCTGTGTGGCTCTAAACCTGGCGCCAGCGCCCCGGGTGAAAGAAGTGATGCCGGCTCCCGGTTGAAGGTTGTCAGGAACCAGGTTGTCCCTCTGGAGCAGCGGGCTGAGCAGGCTGGCACCGgtttaaaagaaacacacagaaaaag TGCGCGGGGAAACGCTCCGGAGAATGCCAACGGGAGCTCCGCGATGTTTCCGGACGGAAAGCCAGGCGGACAGGAACGCAACGGCGGGAAGGGAGCGTCGGACTGCCCCAAGCCGGGGAGAGCGAGGCGCGAAACGCCGGCGGTGAGCCACAGCACCGCCCCCGCCTGCCAAGCCAAGAAGGCCAAGAAGGACAAGGAACCTGCCACCAGCAAGAG TGTCTCCACTGAGGGCCGGGGAGCAGAGAACCGAGCCTCGAAGGAGGCGACAGCCCCGGGCGACACCGCCCcgaaggagggagagagggagcggggcGGCGAGAGGGATGTGAGGGAGGCCAAGGAGGTGGGCGCCGCGGAGACGGAGGCCGGCGACGAGGGCGAGAAGATGGAGCTGGGCAGCCCGCACCCGGACCAGGGAGAAACCCAGCGGGAGCCCGCCAATCAGGGAGCTCCTCAGCCTATGGACGTGAAAGGGGAGCCAATGAGAGGAGGGGGCGGTCCCGCGGAAGTGGAGGAGATGAACAG CGATGAAGATCTGTACAGAGGGGCGGAGGAGATCGAGATGGAGCGGGGCAAAAAGGGACAGGCGCCATCGCTGACCCAGAACACCT TGACAGAGGTTCAGGACCGGAGCAGCGTGGCAGTAGTGGTCGACCTTCTGTCCTACAGTCAGAGGGAGTGGAGGGGTCACACGGCCAAGAGCGCCCTCATCAGGAAG GGCTATGAGGCAGTGTCGCAGAGTTTTGAGGGTCTGCGAAGAGTGCGGGGGGACAATTACTGCGCCCTGAGGGCCACCCTGTTCCAGATCCTCGCCCAGAGCACTCAGCTTCCCCTCTGGCTCGAGGATGACATCACTCTG TGGCCAGAGAAGCTGTTGTCACAGAAGGATCTGATTGGACAGTGGCGGTTTCCCttgaggcagagggaggagcaCACAGCGGAAAGCGCCGTGGAGCAGCTGAAACACTATATGATACTCCTGAAGACTAAG tgGCACGCGGCAGCCTCTGCCAGCGGTGCGGAGGAGAGGCAGCGGGTGTGCGCGCAGGTCTTCCAGGGCGAGGATGAGGAGTACGCGCTCCTGGAAGCCCTGAAGTTCCTGATGCTGCGCACGGCCACCGAGCTGCACCAGCGCATGCAGCGCGGCGCCGACGTGCCCGTCTTCTGCTGGCTGCTGTTCGCCCGCgactcctccccctgcccccgcgCCTTCCTCACCAACCACCTCAACCACGTGGGCTCCAGCGGCGGATTGGAGCAG GTGGAGATGTTCCTCCTGGGGTACGCCCTGCAGCAGACCATCAAAGTGTACCGGCTCTACAAAGCAGATACGGAGGAGTTCATCACCTACTACCCTGATGACCACAAGGAGGACTGGCCCTGCGTGTGTCTGGTCACCGAGGACGACCGGCACTATAACGTTCCCGTAGCTAAGAGGGACAGACTTCAAGTCCCAGAGGCCACCACACTGGGCTGA
- the otulinb gene encoding OTU deubiquitinase with linear linkage specificity b isoform X2: MFPDGKPGGQERNGGKGASDCPKPGRARRETPAVSHSTAPACQAKKAKKDKEPATSKSVSTEGRGAENRASKEATAPGDTAPKEGERERGGERDVREAKEVGAAETEAGDEGEKMELGSPHPDQGETQREPANQGAPQPMDVKGEPMRGGGGPAEVEEMNSDEDLYRGAEEIEMERGKKGQAPSLTQNTLTEVQDRSSVAVVVDLLSYSQREWRGHTAKSALIRKGYEAVSQSFEGLRRVRGDNYCALRATLFQILAQSTQLPLWLEDDITLWPEKLLSQKDLIGQWRFPLRQREEHTAESAVEQLKHYMILLKTKWHAAASASGAEERQRVCAQVFQGEDEEYALLEALKFLMLRTATELHQRMQRGADVPVFCWLLFARDSSPCPRAFLTNHLNHVGSSGGLEQVEMFLLGYALQQTIKVYRLYKADTEEFITYYPDDHKEDWPCVCLVTEDDRHYNVPVAKRDRLQVPEATTLG; encoded by the exons ATGTTTCCGGACGGAAAGCCAGGCGGACAGGAACGCAACGGCGGGAAGGGAGCGTCGGACTGCCCCAAGCCGGGGAGAGCGAGGCGCGAAACGCCGGCGGTGAGCCACAGCACCGCCCCCGCCTGCCAAGCCAAGAAGGCCAAGAAGGACAAGGAACCTGCCACCAGCAAGAG TGTCTCCACTGAGGGCCGGGGAGCAGAGAACCGAGCCTCGAAGGAGGCGACAGCCCCGGGCGACACCGCCCcgaaggagggagagagggagcggggcGGCGAGAGGGATGTGAGGGAGGCCAAGGAGGTGGGCGCCGCGGAGACGGAGGCCGGCGACGAGGGCGAGAAGATGGAGCTGGGCAGCCCGCACCCGGACCAGGGAGAAACCCAGCGGGAGCCCGCCAATCAGGGAGCTCCTCAGCCTATGGACGTGAAAGGGGAGCCAATGAGAGGAGGGGGCGGTCCCGCGGAAGTGGAGGAGATGAACAG CGATGAAGATCTGTACAGAGGGGCGGAGGAGATCGAGATGGAGCGGGGCAAAAAGGGACAGGCGCCATCGCTGACCCAGAACACCT TGACAGAGGTTCAGGACCGGAGCAGCGTGGCAGTAGTGGTCGACCTTCTGTCCTACAGTCAGAGGGAGTGGAGGGGTCACACGGCCAAGAGCGCCCTCATCAGGAAG GGCTATGAGGCAGTGTCGCAGAGTTTTGAGGGTCTGCGAAGAGTGCGGGGGGACAATTACTGCGCCCTGAGGGCCACCCTGTTCCAGATCCTCGCCCAGAGCACTCAGCTTCCCCTCTGGCTCGAGGATGACATCACTCTG TGGCCAGAGAAGCTGTTGTCACAGAAGGATCTGATTGGACAGTGGCGGTTTCCCttgaggcagagggaggagcaCACAGCGGAAAGCGCCGTGGAGCAGCTGAAACACTATATGATACTCCTGAAGACTAAG tgGCACGCGGCAGCCTCTGCCAGCGGTGCGGAGGAGAGGCAGCGGGTGTGCGCGCAGGTCTTCCAGGGCGAGGATGAGGAGTACGCGCTCCTGGAAGCCCTGAAGTTCCTGATGCTGCGCACGGCCACCGAGCTGCACCAGCGCATGCAGCGCGGCGCCGACGTGCCCGTCTTCTGCTGGCTGCTGTTCGCCCGCgactcctccccctgcccccgcgCCTTCCTCACCAACCACCTCAACCACGTGGGCTCCAGCGGCGGATTGGAGCAG GTGGAGATGTTCCTCCTGGGGTACGCCCTGCAGCAGACCATCAAAGTGTACCGGCTCTACAAAGCAGATACGGAGGAGTTCATCACCTACTACCCTGATGACCACAAGGAGGACTGGCCCTGCGTGTGTCTGGTCACCGAGGACGACCGGCACTATAACGTTCCCGTAGCTAAGAGGGACAGACTTCAAGTCCCAGAGGCCACCACACTGGGCTGA